One Chordicoccus furentiruminis DNA window includes the following coding sequences:
- the glgB gene encoding 1,4-alpha-glucan branching protein GlgB, with protein sequence MENKYEFTKTDQYYFGHATHYDLYKKLGAHPTEIDGQAGTYFAVWAPDARSVSVVGDFNGWNPDANVIGNRDEIGVWQVFIPGIGVGSMYKYFIVGPNGERLYKADPYGNQMELRPGTASIVTDLTHLKWTDSAWMKKRAAFNPDKDPMIIYECHIGSWMKHPACDGRVDGFYTYREFAERAADYIKDLGYTHIELMGIAEHPFDGSWGYQVTGYYAPTSRYGTPEDFVYMINYFHREGIGVILDWVPAHFPKDACGLADFDGCALYEHADPRMGEHPEWGTKIFNYGKPEVKNFLLANALFWVEFMHVDGLRVDAVASMLYLDYGKKDGEWIANKYGENKNLDAIEFFKHLNTLLRGRNPGAVTIAEESTAWPKVTGDVEKENGLGFTLKWNMGWMNDFLEYMKLDPLFRKGNHYKMTFSTSYAYAEKYVLVLSHDEVVHLKCSMWSKMPGIYEDKFSNLKAGYTYMAGHPGKKLLFMGQEFGQQREWSEEREIDWYLLAEPLNKQLQDYVKALWTMVGKYPALYATDYDPNGFQWINADDASRSIYSFVRKSPDGKNNLLFVLNMTPVERDDYRVGCFEPGSYKLILNSMDPKYGGHSVFTKKSFRAVKKECDGKPYSFGFRLPGYGALVFLYQSEKEKKAAEAPKSAVKKRTGSARTTADAPAAPQEEKTKKRTGAGTRAKTSEKKTEPADRTAGTVKAGTAAAPEKKTAKRTTGGRRAAKKPAES encoded by the coding sequence ATGGAAAACAAATATGAGTTTACTAAGACGGACCAGTATTATTTCGGGCATGCGACGCACTACGATCTCTATAAGAAGCTGGGCGCGCATCCGACGGAAATAGACGGTCAGGCAGGCACATATTTTGCGGTCTGGGCGCCGGATGCCCGAAGCGTTTCCGTGGTGGGCGACTTCAACGGCTGGAATCCGGACGCGAACGTGATCGGGAACCGGGACGAGATCGGCGTATGGCAGGTCTTTATTCCGGGTATCGGCGTCGGCTCCATGTACAAGTATTTCATCGTCGGACCGAACGGCGAACGGCTCTATAAGGCGGATCCGTACGGCAACCAGATGGAGCTTCGGCCGGGAACCGCGTCCATCGTGACGGATCTGACGCATCTGAAATGGACGGACAGCGCCTGGATGAAAAAACGCGCAGCTTTCAATCCGGACAAGGATCCGATGATTATCTACGAATGTCATATCGGTTCGTGGATGAAGCATCCGGCCTGCGACGGGCGCGTAGACGGGTTTTACACATATCGGGAGTTCGCCGAGCGGGCGGCCGATTACATCAAGGACCTCGGCTATACCCACATCGAGCTGATGGGGATCGCCGAGCATCCCTTCGACGGATCGTGGGGCTATCAGGTCACGGGCTATTATGCCCCGACCTCGCGCTACGGCACGCCGGAAGACTTTGTGTATATGATCAATTATTTCCATCGGGAAGGCATCGGCGTGATCCTTGACTGGGTGCCGGCGCATTTTCCGAAGGATGCCTGCGGGCTTGCCGACTTCGACGGCTGCGCGCTGTATGAGCATGCCGATCCGCGAATGGGCGAGCATCCGGAGTGGGGCACAAAGATCTTCAACTACGGCAAGCCGGAGGTCAAGAACTTCCTGCTGGCGAACGCCCTGTTCTGGGTGGAGTTCATGCATGTGGACGGACTCCGCGTGGACGCGGTCGCCTCCATGCTGTATCTCGACTACGGCAAGAAGGACGGCGAGTGGATCGCCAACAAGTACGGCGAGAACAAGAATCTCGACGCGATTGAATTTTTCAAGCATCTGAATACGCTGCTTCGCGGCCGGAATCCGGGCGCGGTCACGATCGCGGAAGAGTCCACGGCATGGCCGAAGGTGACCGGAGATGTTGAGAAGGAGAACGGTCTGGGCTTTACGCTGAAGTGGAATATGGGCTGGATGAACGATTTCCTGGAGTACATGAAGCTCGATCCGCTCTTCCGCAAAGGCAATCATTACAAGATGACCTTCTCCACATCCTACGCGTACGCGGAGAAATACGTTCTCGTTCTCTCCCATGACGAGGTGGTCCATCTGAAATGCTCGATGTGGAGCAAGATGCCGGGAATCTATGAGGATAAATTCTCCAACCTGAAGGCGGGCTATACCTATATGGCCGGGCATCCGGGCAAGAAGCTCCTCTTTATGGGCCAGGAATTCGGGCAGCAGCGCGAGTGGAGCGAGGAGCGGGAAATCGACTGGTATCTGCTCGCTGAGCCGCTGAACAAGCAGCTGCAGGATTATGTGAAGGCGCTCTGGACGATGGTCGGCAAGTATCCTGCGCTTTATGCGACGGATTATGATCCCAACGGATTCCAGTGGATCAACGCCGACGACGCGAGCCGGAGTATCTACAGCTTCGTGCGGAAATCGCCGGACGGCAAAAACAACCTGCTCTTCGTCCTCAACATGACGCCGGTGGAGCGGGATGATTACCGTGTCGGCTGTTTCGAGCCGGGCAGCTATAAGCTGATCCTCAACTCGATGGATCCGAAATACGGAGGCCACTCCGTTTTCACGAAGAAGTCCTTCCGGGCGGTGAAGAAGGAATGCGACGGGAAGCCCTACAGCTTCGGATTCAGGCTTCCGGGCTACGGCGCGCTGGTATTCCTCTATCAATCGGAGAAGGAAAAGAAGGCGGCAGAAGCGCCGAAGAGCGCGGTGAAGAAGCGCACCGGATCCGCAAGGACAACCGCGGACGCTCCGGCCGCACCGCAGGAGGAGAAGACGAAGAAGCGCACCGGCGCCGGAACAAGAGCGAAGACGTCGGAAAAGAAGACGGAGCCGGCGGACAGAACGGCAGGGACCGTGAAGGCGGGAACCGCTGCCGCTCCGGAGAAAAAGACCGCGAAACGGACCACGGGAGGCCGCCGCGCGGCGAAGAAGCCGGCGGAGAGCTGA